A stretch of Calditrichota bacterium DNA encodes these proteins:
- a CDS encoding serine/threonine protein kinase has translation MNIKNHEIIHEISRGAITTVYKAKHLNLDRIVLLKVLNQQWLKEEDLLKRFKQEAQISAHLQHPNIVNVYDFEISPELVFISLEFIDGQTLSDLIKDANTLPIDKITFILHDALKALQYAHKKGVIHRDLKPDNILIDQNLKASITDFGLASFNDIPAITEQGQSMGTPAYMAPEQIQGKPGNAQSDLYSLGITLYEMLSNTSPFLKENTAATLQSILSDDLKDICSFRNDIPDWLIALTKELTNKKVESRSQNATTILEKYFNEKNDVQLATNGLKNKKAFTYFVAALIITFFVVIFFNTDSEENNPYTTSPQLEVLTDSVSESKAEITNNNPEKNDNEISKVETIDNPEKENVSDLTRTKREVKRDTFGGFYVICTPWATVFLNGDSIDTTPMKEPIQVKTGKYLIELVNQNYKTQLHEVEIKMNIVDSLNIRLEPNFGYLMVKASPWAKLFINGSYKEDTPLQKAIIIPAGKNIIKLQNPTFKTITDTIFVEAGKSIEKYYSFIN, from the coding sequence ATGAACATTAAGAATCATGAAATCATTCATGAAATTAGCCGCGGTGCGATTACAACGGTTTATAAAGCAAAACATCTGAATTTAGACCGTATTGTCCTGCTTAAGGTTTTAAACCAACAATGGCTGAAGGAAGAAGATCTGCTAAAGCGGTTTAAGCAGGAAGCCCAAATTAGTGCTCATTTGCAGCATCCCAATATTGTAAATGTATACGATTTTGAAATCTCACCTGAGCTTGTTTTTATTTCTTTAGAATTTATTGATGGCCAGACACTAAGTGATTTAATAAAAGATGCAAACACACTACCCATTGACAAAATAACATTTATATTACATGATGCTTTAAAAGCACTTCAATACGCGCATAAAAAAGGTGTAATACATAGGGATTTAAAGCCAGATAATATTCTTATTGATCAAAACCTAAAAGCATCAATTACAGATTTCGGTCTTGCTTCTTTTAATGACATCCCTGCAATTACAGAACAAGGTCAAAGCATGGGCACACCTGCTTATATGGCGCCGGAACAAATTCAGGGTAAACCGGGAAATGCTCAAAGTGATTTGTATAGTCTTGGGATTACGCTTTATGAGATGTTAAGCAATACGTCACCTTTCCTAAAAGAAAATACAGCTGCGACTCTTCAAAGCATCTTGTCAGACGATCTTAAAGATATTTGCTCTTTCCGAAATGATATTCCAGATTGGCTAATTGCTTTGACAAAAGAATTAACAAACAAAAAAGTGGAATCTCGATCTCAAAATGCGACCACCATTTTAGAAAAATATTTTAATGAAAAGAATGATGTACAACTGGCAACAAATGGGCTGAAAAATAAAAAGGCATTCACCTATTTTGTTGCGGCCTTAATAATTACCTTTTTTGTTGTGATTTTTTTTAATACGGATAGTGAAGAGAATAACCCTTACACCACCTCACCTCAACTGGAAGTATTAACTGACTCAGTTTCAGAATCTAAAGCAGAAATTACTAACAACAACCCAGAAAAAAATGACAACGAAATTTCGAAAGTTGAGACGATAGATAATCCTGAGAAAGAAAATGTCTCGGATTTAACCCGGACAAAAAGAGAAGTAAAAAGGGATACATTTGGAGGTTTTTATGTGATTTGTACTCCTTGGGCCACTGTTTTTCTAAATGGCGATTCGATAGATACAACACCAATGAAAGAGCCTATTCAGGTTAAAACAGGTAAATATTTAATAGAACTTGTCAATCAAAATTATAAAACCCAGCTTCATGAGGTTGAAATAAAAATGAATATAGTCGACAGTCTAAATATCCGCTTGGAACCAAATTTCGGTTATTTAATGGTAAAAGCATCGCCATGGGCAAAACTATTTATAAATGGATCATATAAAGAAGATACACCTTTGCAAAAAGCAATAATTATACCTGCTGGAAAGAACATTATAAAATTACAAAACCCGACTTTTAAAACAATCACAGACACAATATTTGTTGAAGCCGGAAAAAGCATTGAAAAATATTATTCCTTTATTAATTAA
- a CDS encoding sigma 54-interacting transcriptional regulator, producing MALKNPFETLLAISEEINSTHEISVLLDRIMDSALRVLDAERGFILLKNKSGDSNYEIVTARNLSNENIASIKDHSSSVVNKVLQSHEPLISVDAQQDDRFSGAESIVIQKIRSVICTPLLLKDQIIGAIYMDRQMSEDQFDDDSLQFLSAFSAQAAIGIQNARLFTDLQSENKKLKNQISLSDRFPEIIGKSESMVRMFEMVQSVASSTATVLIDGESGTGKELIARAIHNNSNQKDMPFIPIFCGSLAENLLESELFGHKKGAFTGASENKPGLFEEANGGTVFLDEIGEISMNLQTKLLRVIQEGELKRVGETSVRKVDVRILSATNRDLEKEVAEGRFREDLFYRLNVINIKMPPLRQRPDDIILLAEHFLKIFSFKNKKSFTGFTKRAINYLQEYNWPGNVRELENTIERSVILSNGKEIDIEAFQLRKTEPKMPIGKTLKEINKYAILKTIEMTGGNRTKASKVLDVSRRWLQYQLKEWDMIDEH from the coding sequence ATGGCATTAAAAAATCCATTTGAAACTTTGCTTGCAATAAGCGAAGAAATCAACTCAACACACGAAATTAGTGTATTATTAGATCGCATTATGGACTCGGCATTACGGGTTTTGGATGCAGAACGAGGATTCATTTTATTAAAAAACAAAAGCGGAGACAGTAATTACGAAATAGTTACAGCGCGGAATTTATCAAATGAAAATATTGCATCCATTAAAGATCATTCATCCAGTGTAGTGAATAAAGTTTTACAATCGCACGAGCCCCTGATTAGTGTTGATGCGCAACAGGATGATCGTTTTAGTGGGGCAGAAAGTATCGTAATTCAAAAAATTCGATCCGTAATATGTACTCCGCTTTTGCTAAAAGACCAGATAATCGGCGCAATTTATATGGATCGCCAAATGTCAGAAGATCAATTTGATGATGACAGCCTGCAGTTTTTAAGTGCTTTTTCTGCACAAGCAGCAATCGGGATTCAAAATGCCCGTTTATTTACAGACCTTCAATCAGAAAACAAAAAATTAAAAAACCAGATCTCATTAAGCGATCGATTCCCTGAAATAATAGGTAAAAGTGAATCCATGGTTCGCATGTTCGAAATGGTTCAAAGTGTTGCTTCCTCAACAGCCACAGTTCTAATCGATGGTGAATCTGGTACCGGCAAGGAATTAATTGCACGTGCAATTCATAATAATTCAAATCAAAAAGACATGCCATTCATCCCTATTTTTTGCGGGAGCCTTGCTGAAAATTTATTAGAAAGTGAATTATTTGGGCATAAGAAAGGCGCATTTACTGGTGCAAGTGAAAACAAGCCCGGTTTATTTGAAGAAGCCAATGGAGGCACTGTTTTCCTGGATGAAATTGGTGAAATTAGTATGAACCTGCAAACAAAACTTTTACGTGTTATTCAGGAAGGCGAGTTGAAAAGAGTTGGAGAAACAAGTGTACGCAAAGTAGATGTAAGGATTTTATCTGCTACAAATCGTGATCTTGAAAAAGAAGTTGCTGAAGGCCGATTCAGGGAAGATTTATTTTACAGGCTTAATGTAATAAATATAAAAATGCCTCCACTTCGCCAACGGCCTGATGATATAATTCTACTAGCCGAACATTTCTTAAAGATCTTCTCGTTTAAAAATAAGAAAAGTTTCACTGGTTTTACTAAACGTGCCATTAATTATTTGCAAGAATATAATTGGCCCGGAAATGTCCGCGAGTTGGAAAATACAATAGAACGGTCCGTCATTTTATCAAATGGCAAAGAAATAGACATTGAAGCTTTTCAACTTCGCAAAACAGAACCCAAAATGCCAATTGGAAAAACGCTGAAAGAGATAAATAAATATGCTATTTTAAAAACCATTGAAATGACGGGAGGAAACCGTACGAAGGCTTCAAAAGTTCTTGATGTTTCCAGGCGCTGGCTGCAATACCAACTTAAAGAATGGGACATGATTGATGAACATTAA
- a CDS encoding thioredoxin family protein produces the protein MFKNISENILNKKTVLVYIWTESCSKCRKMTPIVEAVVKENKTVVNFFKLKVECNIEVLRTYKVTQVPTTLIFQHGILVERRGGLRSKEVLLKKIQMYKSLSVDEAKNHELHGMKVSKLSRNQYFSTWM, from the coding sequence ATGTTTAAAAATATTTCAGAAAATATTCTAAACAAGAAAACAGTTCTTGTTTACATTTGGACAGAAAGCTGTTCAAAATGCAGAAAAATGACGCCAATAGTAGAAGCAGTTGTTAAAGAAAACAAAACAGTAGTTAATTTCTTTAAGTTGAAGGTTGAATGTAATATAGAAGTCCTCAGAACATACAAGGTTACACAAGTTCCAACAACACTTATTTTTCAGCACGGAATTCTTGTTGAAAGACGTGGAGGATTACGATCGAAAGAGGTGTTATTAAAAAAAATACAAATGTATAAATCACTCTCCGTGGATGAAGCGAAAAACCATGAATTGCATGGTATGAAAGTAAGCAAGTTAAGTAGAAACCAATATTTTTCAACATGGATGTAA
- a CDS encoding cytochrome C produces MKPRCNFPAGLCGKFYHQHFIQVILFIFLSISISFAQLSPGDLHKSHMHLEGIENCTSCHEQGKQLNPDNCLSCHTLLKERIENNKGLHSNKEYRQCETCHVDHLGQNYEMIYWEEEKENFDHNKAGYKLEGKHKELECSKCHNPQNILDPQKLKDKKKDLMRTFLGLGDKCLSCHHDEHRGQLKTDCLSCHNMNGWKPAPDFDHNKTKYKLTGKHRNVKCEKCHKSVTDNKFSDDNSYLKFSPLKFNSCLNCHTDIHKNKFGSNCTKCHNTSGWANYSQKNFDHKKTKYPLKGEHKKLQCEQCHKPGKPLKIKKFNECKDCHRDTHRGQFNGRIQKGACEECHTVNGFLPSTFTTAMHEKCDYPLEGSHLAVPCFACHKKIVFSGRREKITQFSFKSTRCIDCHRDVHKGQTREISRKNSSLKDKDNCEFCHRVQSWSSISFDHSKTKFVLNGRHETTSCISCHKKDEKSTDMWKFTDVETTCSSCHKDQHQGQFTDKSGKTDCAKCHTSTDWFAEKFDHEKNSKFSLEGGHQFVACKECHKNENKDGKLFVRYKPLETKCESCHLDTNLKELNRNRTK; encoded by the coding sequence TTGAAACCACGTTGTAACTTCCCTGCAGGTCTTTGTGGCAAATTCTACCATCAGCATTTTATTCAAGTTATATTATTTATTTTTTTGAGCATTTCAATTAGCTTTGCCCAGCTTTCTCCTGGCGACCTTCATAAAAGCCACATGCACCTGGAAGGTATTGAAAACTGTACCAGCTGTCATGAACAAGGTAAACAGCTTAATCCTGATAATTGTCTATCCTGCCATACACTTCTTAAAGAACGTATTGAAAATAATAAAGGCTTACACTCCAATAAAGAATACCGTCAATGCGAAACATGCCACGTAGATCATTTAGGGCAAAACTATGAGATGATTTATTGGGAGGAAGAAAAAGAAAATTTCGATCATAATAAAGCCGGATACAAACTGGAGGGAAAACATAAAGAGCTGGAATGCAGTAAATGTCATAACCCTCAAAATATTCTTGATCCTCAAAAATTAAAAGATAAAAAGAAAGATTTAATGAGAACTTTTTTAGGGCTGGGCGATAAATGTTTGAGCTGTCATCATGATGAGCACCGTGGACAGCTGAAAACCGATTGCTTAAGCTGCCATAATATGAATGGCTGGAAACCTGCTCCCGATTTTGATCATAATAAAACAAAATATAAACTTACCGGAAAACATAGAAATGTAAAGTGTGAAAAGTGCCATAAATCTGTTACAGATAATAAGTTTTCAGATGACAATAGTTATTTAAAATTTTCACCTTTAAAATTCAATTCATGTCTTAATTGCCACACAGATATCCATAAAAACAAGTTTGGTTCTAATTGCACAAAATGTCATAATACATCGGGATGGGCAAATTACTCTCAGAAAAACTTTGACCATAAAAAAACCAAATATCCTTTAAAAGGTGAACACAAAAAGCTACAATGCGAGCAATGCCATAAACCGGGCAAACCGCTAAAGATAAAAAAATTCAATGAGTGTAAAGACTGCCACCGAGATACGCATCGAGGTCAATTTAACGGTCGCATCCAAAAAGGAGCTTGTGAGGAGTGCCATACTGTAAATGGTTTTTTACCATCTACATTTACAACTGCAATGCATGAAAAATGTGATTATCCGCTTGAAGGAAGTCATCTTGCGGTGCCTTGTTTCGCCTGTCATAAAAAAATCGTTTTTTCCGGACGGCGTGAAAAAATAACACAATTCTCATTTAAATCTACACGATGTATTGATTGTCACCGGGATGTTCATAAAGGGCAAACAAGGGAAATTTCAAGAAAAAATTCCTCACTTAAAGACAAAGATAATTGCGAATTTTGTCATCGTGTACAGTCTTGGTCATCAATAAGTTTTGATCACAGTAAAACAAAGTTTGTTTTAAATGGACGGCATGAAACAACCAGCTGTATTTCCTGCCATAAAAAAGATGAAAAATCAACGGACATGTGGAAGTTTACTGATGTTGAGACAACATGTTCATCTTGTCATAAAGATCAGCACCAGGGACAGTTTACTGATAAATCCGGTAAAACTGACTGTGCAAAATGCCATACATCAACAGACTGGTTTGCAGAAAAATTTGATCATGAAAAAAACTCTAAATTCAGCCTGGAAGGCGGCCATCAATTTGTTGCATGCAAGGAATGTCATAAAAATGAAAACAAAGATGGAAAATTATTTGTAAGATATAAGCCGTTAGAGACTAAATGTGAGTCTTGTCATTTAGATACAAACCTGAAAGAGCTTAATAGAAACCGTACCAAATAG
- a CDS encoding T9SS type A sorting domain-containing protein, translated as MNRFMKIIVITLLLIAGLGAGQWKDRAVLNVPRAGAAAVTWGGKIYVFGGKSLNNNVLNSVEVYDPSSDTWDSTIVDPFVNARYNTSAIVWENKIYLVGGRTNDEVEDNVEIYDPVQNKWEEAQELHEGREGHSVNIINDLIYTIGGQEENYHYVDDIEYYNDLKGEWEDAEFEMEYQRAAHFAEVFNNDYYMFGGYYFGLTNTIYKTVPDSKEYAWVLIDTLVEPRAYGATARIGSSIYILGGETRHGKTNRVEIYNAETDSLYAGVNLTEATSGMASAVLDSSIYIIGGFQGPDNEIIDHVKVYNSNVTSIRNEFLTTPTKTLLAKAYPNPFNGSIKIELKIPYSEQMQIGIFNTLGQQIRFLENKKVNPGKYSVFWDAKDNSGSPVSSGLYFVIVKTQTQHQVLKITYVK; from the coding sequence ATGAATAGATTTATGAAAATAATTGTCATAACACTATTATTGATTGCCGGATTAGGCGCAGGTCAATGGAAGGACCGTGCTGTGCTAAATGTACCGCGTGCCGGTGCAGCAGCGGTTACCTGGGGCGGAAAAATATATGTTTTTGGAGGTAAATCTTTAAATAACAATGTTTTAAACAGCGTAGAAGTTTACGATCCTTCCTCAGACACCTGGGATAGCACCATAGTTGATCCATTTGTCAATGCTCGATACAATACATCTGCTATCGTTTGGGAAAACAAAATATATCTTGTTGGCGGCAGGACAAATGACGAGGTAGAAGATAATGTTGAAATATACGATCCTGTGCAAAATAAGTGGGAAGAAGCGCAAGAATTGCACGAAGGGCGCGAAGGTCATTCTGTGAACATAATAAATGATCTGATTTATACGATCGGTGGACAAGAAGAAAACTATCATTATGTAGATGATATTGAATATTACAATGATCTTAAAGGTGAGTGGGAAGACGCAGAATTTGAAATGGAATATCAACGGGCAGCCCATTTTGCCGAAGTTTTTAACAATGACTACTACATGTTTGGCGGGTATTACTTTGGTTTAACCAACACCATTTACAAAACGGTTCCGGACTCTAAAGAATATGCATGGGTTTTAATTGACACCCTTGTTGAGCCACGGGCATATGGGGCCACAGCCCGCATAGGATCTTCAATATATATCCTTGGAGGAGAAACCCGCCATGGAAAAACAAACCGTGTAGAGATTTATAATGCTGAAACTGATTCACTATATGCAGGTGTTAATTTAACCGAAGCAACCAGCGGAATGGCATCAGCAGTTCTGGATTCAAGTATCTATATTATTGGAGGATTTCAGGGACCTGACAATGAGATAATTGATCATGTTAAAGTTTACAATTCAAATGTAACCAGCATTAGAAATGAGTTTTTAACCACTCCCACAAAAACTCTTTTAGCCAAAGCCTATCCTAATCCCTTTAATGGCAGCATTAAAATTGAATTAAAGATCCCATATAGTGAACAAATGCAGATTGGAATATTTAATACGTTGGGCCAACAAATACGTTTTCTTGAAAATAAAAAAGTAAACCCTGGAAAATATTCGGTTTTTTGGGATGCAAAAGATAACAGTGGAAGTCCTGTTTCCTCAGGACTATATTTCGTCATTGTCAAAACTCAAACACAACACCAGGTTTTGAAAATAACTTATGTTAAATAG
- a CDS encoding T9SS type A sorting domain-containing protein, whose amino-acid sequence MNRAISSGRIWRPLIIFVSAFLFMAGQLLADDSEFETEGYIQSIGADSLVVNGFIFDVTNHTEIEDDDSDYASFSDFRVGDYVEVKGRAKGNGRFYAEKIKRESKSDDDYEDDEDDDDYDHELETEGLISEIGDSTITVNSYTFIVTANTRIKAEHDLRLVFADLRIGMDVKVEGYWHNDSSLIATKIKLRNHDDDDDDNEVEFSGTIDSVLSDAIAINNHIIHVNDRTLIELRHDVLGEFSDLHAGMYVEVKAVVFDSNLIAIRIKVEDDESKIEITGIIDSVGNDFIKLLGYHVNIDDRTEITNHNHDSLGIADLEKGLRVKVKGRLTGDHIIHARRIKVKRFHDREVEFTGTITFLADDQIQVEQTLFFVDSMTVVMDDNHNIITFDQLSVGQLVEIKGYFRSDGNLWAVRIKVEDRNRDEIEFTGFIEFLSTDSITVNEYSFFVDSNTVVLDLQGNPISYDSLSVGDLVEIKGLLQADGSFYAVKIELENRPGLMVVSGLISAISSDHIWIDGPQYKLTESSVILDNNYKPTDLSQYQPGDDVTLWAIENATGSPQLLQSKLGTNALTSITDPNENRNLPEVFDLKSNYPNPFNPETTISFTIGFDGFRLVKLDVFDISGRKVKTLFSGLLNAGSYNFQWKGNNEFGNNVASGLYIYRLSTGANTFSRKMTLIR is encoded by the coding sequence ATGAACAGAGCTATAAGTTCAGGCCGGATATGGAGGCCTCTGATTATCTTTGTTTCAGCTTTTTTATTTATGGCAGGTCAATTACTAGCAGATGATTCTGAGTTTGAAACGGAAGGTTATATACAATCAATTGGTGCGGATAGCCTGGTTGTAAACGGGTTTATCTTTGATGTAACTAACCATACCGAAATTGAAGATGATGACTCAGATTATGCATCTTTTTCCGATTTCCGGGTTGGTGATTATGTTGAAGTTAAAGGTCGGGCAAAAGGGAATGGCCGATTTTATGCTGAGAAGATTAAGCGGGAATCCAAATCTGATGACGACTATGAGGATGATGAGGATGACGATGACTATGATCATGAGCTTGAAACGGAAGGCTTAATCTCAGAAATCGGTGATAGTACTATCACAGTAAACAGCTACACATTTATAGTGACAGCTAATACCAGAATAAAAGCAGAACACGATCTGCGTCTTGTATTTGCAGATTTACGAATAGGAATGGATGTAAAAGTTGAAGGATATTGGCACAATGATTCATCATTAATCGCAACAAAAATAAAATTGCGTAATCATGATGATGACGATGATGATAATGAAGTTGAATTTAGCGGAACGATTGATTCGGTTTTAAGTGATGCGATTGCTATAAATAATCATATTATCCATGTAAATGATCGTACCTTAATTGAACTCCGCCACGATGTTTTAGGCGAGTTTAGCGATCTTCACGCCGGCATGTATGTTGAAGTAAAAGCAGTAGTTTTTGACAGCAACCTGATTGCAATCCGCATTAAAGTAGAAGATGATGAAAGTAAAATAGAAATAACCGGAATAATCGACTCAGTCGGAAATGATTTTATTAAACTTTTGGGTTATCACGTAAATATTGATGACCGAACAGAAATAACAAATCATAATCACGACTCTCTTGGCATTGCTGATTTGGAAAAAGGCTTGCGTGTTAAAGTTAAAGGCCGCCTGACTGGAGATCATATAATCCATGCCCGCCGTATTAAAGTAAAGCGTTTCCATGACAGGGAAGTGGAGTTTACGGGCACAATTACTTTCCTTGCGGATGATCAAATTCAGGTTGAACAGACATTGTTCTTTGTTGATAGCATGACGGTTGTAATGGATGATAATCATAATATTATCACATTTGATCAGCTTTCTGTTGGGCAACTTGTCGAAATAAAAGGGTATTTCCGCTCTGATGGAAACCTCTGGGCTGTACGAATTAAAGTTGAAGATCGTAACCGTGATGAAATTGAGTTCACCGGATTTATAGAGTTTTTGTCTACAGATTCAATTACTGTTAACGAATATTCGTTTTTTGTGGATAGCAATACCGTTGTGCTCGATTTACAGGGAAATCCAATTTCATATGATTCCTTGAGTGTAGGCGATCTTGTAGAAATTAAGGGTTTATTACAAGCCGATGGCAGCTTCTATGCCGTGAAAATTGAACTTGAAAATCGGCCGGGGCTAATGGTTGTAAGCGGCCTAATTTCAGCAATTAGTTCAGATCATATTTGGATAGATGGGCCACAATACAAATTAACAGAATCATCAGTTATACTTGATAATAATTATAAACCAACGGATCTAAGTCAATATCAACCAGGTGATGATGTTACGCTTTGGGCCATTGAGAACGCAACCGGAAGCCCTCAGCTTTTGCAATCTAAATTGGGAACCAACGCTTTAACATCAATTACTGATCCAAATGAAAATAGGAATTTACCGGAAGTGTTTGATTTAAAATCAAATTACCCAAATCCGTTTAACCCAGAAACTACAATTTCATTTACAATCGGTTTTGATGGCTTTCGTCTTGTAAAGCTGGATGTGTTCGATATTAGCGGACGCAAAGTTAAAACACTTTTTAGTGGATTGCTAAATGCGGGAAGCTATAATTTTCAGTGGAAAGGTAATAATGAGTTTGGAAATAATGTAGCGAGTGGATTATATATTTACAGGTTATCCACAGGTGCAAATACCTTTAGCCGCAAAATGACATTAATTCGCTAA
- a CDS encoding carboxypeptidase regulatory-like domain-containing protein: MEHLRLLKIFLLILFTNFFLSCLDDVPHDNPLDSHNNQGFVLQGKVTTFYPPVQTISNAVITLFPDETKFFSNADGEFEISGLSPGKYTVLCSAEGYAQDSITVDIQSNINIDFHLDGLPFFENISLTTHHEIHSFQAEDFFFLNIESMVNDLDGIADINKVFFEIPEVSVIDTLEPSLDAGLFRKWLSIDDLPVSTIQTLIGRAFILNVSDDAGTTTQSEKRFLTRVIEQTPSLTAPISFQTEFSDTLIFEWQKLNLSYWFEYTIEISQIIQGSPVKAQDISNISASENSIAIVNTLSRGDYTWLIKVTDEFGNTSSSSSNGRFHIN, from the coding sequence ATGGAGCATCTTCGTCTTCTTAAAATATTTTTACTTATCCTGTTTACTAATTTCTTTCTTAGTTGCCTGGATGATGTACCACATGACAACCCGTTGGATTCGCATAATAACCAGGGATTTGTGTTGCAGGGAAAAGTAACAACCTTTTATCCACCGGTACAAACCATTTCAAATGCAGTAATAACTCTTTTTCCTGATGAGACAAAATTCTTTTCAAACGCTGATGGTGAATTTGAGATTTCCGGACTATCGCCTGGTAAATATACTGTCTTATGTTCAGCGGAAGGCTATGCCCAGGATTCAATTACAGTCGATATACAATCTAATATTAATATCGATTTCCACTTGGATGGTTTACCGTTTTTTGAGAATATTTCATTGACTACACACCATGAAATACATTCTTTCCAAGCTGAAGATTTTTTCTTTCTAAATATTGAAAGCATGGTAAATGACCTGGATGGAATAGCTGATATTAACAAAGTTTTTTTTGAAATCCCTGAGGTTTCTGTAATCGACACGCTAGAACCAAGCCTTGATGCTGGACTTTTTAGAAAATGGCTAAGTATTGATGACCTACCGGTTAGTACCATCCAAACACTTATTGGACGTGCATTTATTCTAAACGTTTCCGATGATGCCGGCACAACAACACAATCTGAAAAGCGCTTTTTAACTCGGGTGATTGAGCAAACTCCGAGCCTAACTGCGCCTATTAGTTTTCAAACTGAATTTTCAGATACACTAATATTTGAGTGGCAAAAATTAAATCTATCCTACTGGTTTGAGTACACTATTGAAATTTCTCAAATTATTCAAGGCAGCCCGGTAAAAGCTCAGGATATAAGTAATATTAGCGCTTCTGAAAATAGTATTGCAATTGTAAACACACTTTCCCGCGGCGATTATACTTGGCTAATAAAGGTTACAGACGAATTTGGTAATACAAGTAGCAGCTCAAGCAATGGTCGCTTTCACATTAATTAA